In Thalassotalea sp. Sam97, a single window of DNA contains:
- a CDS encoding biotin-dependent carboxyltransferase family protein produces MNHLKTLTVNVIKSGPLMLFQDLGRPQVQNLGFASCGAADEYAYMWANKLVANPVGTPTLEVTFGQAQLQFSDACTIAMTGANCNARIVESASSAVASTHSQYVAIGKSIKVNKGQILQLQAPKTGLRTYIAIAGRWQVPTCHHSAATNINEPDISRQPLGLHDGSKFSVSQCDVLQGKKSQQMPLLYQVDYSQELLLRFNASLLWQQQAAQTRKVLSGASYQIDSASNRMGYRLNGKAIELSNTPSISRPTCFGAIQIASNGQPMVLLKDRQTIGGYPVIGSVLHKDACRLSQLRPGQRVRFMDVSQQLASEEMTNYYQFFFAPDECLDND; encoded by the coding sequence ATGAATCATTTAAAGACGCTCACAGTTAACGTGATAAAGTCCGGTCCGTTAATGCTATTTCAAGATCTAGGTCGCCCTCAGGTGCAGAATTTAGGCTTTGCCAGCTGTGGGGCTGCCGATGAATATGCCTACATGTGGGCCAACAAATTGGTTGCAAATCCAGTTGGTACGCCAACATTGGAAGTTACCTTTGGCCAAGCGCAACTGCAATTTAGCGACGCTTGTACGATAGCGATGACGGGCGCTAACTGTAACGCTCGCATCGTCGAGTCAGCAAGTTCTGCAGTCGCATCAACGCATAGCCAATATGTGGCTATTGGCAAAAGCATCAAAGTCAATAAAGGCCAAATCTTGCAATTGCAGGCCCCCAAAACAGGCCTGCGTACCTATATTGCTATTGCTGGACGCTGGCAAGTGCCTACCTGCCATCATTCAGCCGCGACAAATATTAATGAACCGGATATTAGTAGGCAACCTCTTGGATTACATGACGGGAGTAAATTCTCAGTAAGCCAATGCGACGTACTACAAGGTAAAAAATCACAACAAATGCCACTGTTGTATCAAGTCGATTACAGTCAAGAATTACTGTTGCGCTTTAACGCGAGCTTGTTGTGGCAACAGCAAGCTGCGCAAACAAGAAAGGTATTAAGCGGGGCCTCTTACCAAATAGATAGCGCAAGCAATCGTATGGGTTATCGATTAAACGGTAAGGCGATAGAGTTATCTAATACTCCAAGCATTTCTCGACCAACCTGCTTTGGCGCTATCCAAATTGCCAGTAATGGCCAACCCATGGTATTACTCAAAGACCGGCAAACCATTGGAGGCTATCCCGTCATAGGAAGTGTATTACATAAAGATGCCTGCCGTCTTAGCCAACTTAGACCAGGTCAGCGGGTACGTTTTATGGACGTTTCGCAACAACTGGCCAGCGAGGAGATGACCAATTATTATCAGTTTTTCTTTGCCCCTGATGAATGCTTGGATAATGATTGA
- a CDS encoding YbaN family protein yields MRYLILAVGFGFVGLAILGAFLPVLPTTPFLLVATACFAKSSQRWHRWLLNNKLFGPILHNWHHNRCIPFKAKCIAVLSIALFGGFSLLYAVPGFYPKLTTGALLAVGLGVVLSIKTCPPQSLSKHSSGAKKN; encoded by the coding sequence ATGCGTTATTTGATTTTAGCTGTTGGCTTTGGTTTTGTTGGTTTGGCTATTTTAGGGGCTTTTCTTCCTGTGTTGCCTACCACGCCATTTTTATTAGTGGCTACAGCGTGCTTTGCTAAATCATCACAGCGATGGCATCGTTGGTTGTTGAATAATAAGTTGTTTGGGCCAATCCTGCATAACTGGCACCATAACCGCTGCATCCCCTTTAAAGCCAAATGTATCGCTGTACTTTCTATTGCTTTATTTGGTGGTTTTTCACTGTTATATGCGGTGCCGGGCTTTTATCCTAAGTTGACGACAGGCGCATTATTGGCTGTTGGTTTAGGTGTGGTGTTATCGATAAAGACGTGTCCGCCTCAATCATTATCCAAGCATTCATCAGGGGCAAAGAAAAACTGA
- a CDS encoding DUF1456 family protein gives MTNNDILRRIRYIFSYSDGDMLAIFAEADAKVDLQAMHNWLRKDDDPKFVNLTDTMCAVFLNGLINKHRGKRDGEQPKPEKKLNNNIILRKLKIAFNLTDVDMVELLKLAGLAVGKAEISAFFRKEGHKHYRECKDQFLRNFLKGMQVKYHDNNPWQQTK, from the coding sequence ATGACAAATAATGATATTTTGCGACGTATTCGCTACATCTTTAGTTATAGTGATGGGGATATGTTGGCTATTTTTGCCGAGGCTGATGCCAAAGTCGATTTACAGGCTATGCACAACTGGTTGCGTAAAGACGACGATCCTAAATTCGTTAACCTTACTGATACTATGTGTGCAGTATTTTTAAACGGTTTGATTAACAAACACCGTGGCAAGCGTGATGGTGAACAGCCAAAGCCAGAGAAAAAGCTAAACAACAACATCATCTTACGTAAATTAAAGATCGCTTTTAATCTTACCGATGTCGACATGGTAGAGCTACTTAAACTGGCAGGTTTGGCTGTTGGTAAAGCAGAAATATCGGCTTTCTTTCGTAAAGAAGGGCATAAACACTACCGCGAATGTAAAGACCAGTTTTTGCGTAATTTCTTAAAAGGTATGCAAGTTAAGTATCACGATAATAATCCGTGGCAGCAAACGAAATAA
- a CDS encoding gamma-butyrobetaine hydroxylase-like domain-containing protein, producing MQIQRFTLDKRQAELAIVFVDGTEQQLSFELLRVYSPLTQTGQKHVVSHKKMVQLLAIEPVAKHGFRLLFDDQHSAVYSELLLSQLAQNKESMWQQYLQQLQTSGHSRETMIDIKQV from the coding sequence ATGCAGATACAGCGCTTTACCCTCGACAAACGCCAAGCAGAACTTGCGATTGTTTTCGTTGATGGAACTGAGCAGCAATTGAGTTTTGAGTTGCTGCGGGTTTACTCTCCGCTGACTCAAACGGGTCAAAAGCACGTTGTAAGTCATAAAAAAATGGTGCAACTGTTGGCTATCGAGCCGGTTGCAAAGCATGGTTTTCGTTTGTTATTTGACGATCAACATAGTGCTGTTTATAGCGAGTTATTATTATCTCAACTCGCTCAAAATAAAGAGAGTATGTGGCAGCAGTATTTACAGCAACTGCAAACAAGCGGTCATAGCCGTGAGACAATGATTGATATAAAACAAGTGTAA
- the hslU gene encoding HslU--HslV peptidase ATPase subunit, with translation MSNMTPREIVHELDRHIIGQDDAKKAVAIALRNRWRRMQLNDELRAEVTPKNILMIGPTGVGKTEIARRLAKLANAPFIKVEATKFTEVGYVGKEVESIIRDLTDMGVKLTKEVEMERVKFKAEEAAEERILDILLPNPRNTFGEEEQADNSSTRQVFRKKLREGKLDDKEVEIDVAQPQVGMEIMAPPGMEEMTNQLQSMFQNMTSEKTKKRKLKIKDALKALQEEEASKLVNTEDLKEKALQAVEQNGIVFIDEIDKICKRSDVSGGPDVSREGVQRDLLPLVEGSTVSTKHGMVKTDHILFIASGAFQMSKPSDLIPELQGRLPIRVELRALKVDDFVRILTEPNASLTEQYCALLATEGVNVEFSQDGIEAIAKAAWQVNETTENIGARRLHTVMERLIEELSFQADAKSGSTVTIDKAYVEDKLDILVQDEDLSRFIL, from the coding sequence ATGTCTAATATGACTCCACGTGAAATCGTCCATGAACTGGACCGCCATATTATCGGCCAAGATGATGCTAAAAAAGCGGTAGCCATTGCGCTTCGTAACCGCTGGCGTCGTATGCAGCTTAACGATGAGCTGCGCGCTGAAGTTACCCCAAAAAATATTTTAATGATCGGTCCTACCGGTGTGGGTAAAACTGAAATTGCTCGTCGCTTGGCGAAATTAGCCAATGCCCCATTCATTAAGGTAGAAGCCACTAAATTCACCGAAGTAGGCTACGTTGGTAAAGAAGTAGAATCTATCATTCGTGACTTAACCGATATGGGGGTTAAGTTAACCAAAGAAGTTGAAATGGAACGCGTTAAATTTAAAGCCGAAGAAGCGGCTGAAGAACGTATTCTTGATATCTTATTGCCAAATCCTCGCAACACCTTTGGGGAAGAAGAACAAGCCGATAACTCGTCTACACGACAAGTGTTCCGCAAAAAATTACGTGAAGGTAAGCTTGACGATAAAGAAGTGGAAATCGATGTCGCACAACCGCAAGTTGGTATGGAAATCATGGCGCCTCCAGGCATGGAAGAGATGACCAACCAATTGCAAAGCATGTTCCAAAACATGACTTCAGAGAAAACCAAAAAGCGTAAATTAAAAATTAAAGATGCGTTAAAAGCCTTACAAGAAGAAGAGGCAAGCAAGCTGGTTAACACTGAAGATCTAAAAGAAAAAGCATTACAAGCGGTTGAGCAAAACGGTATTGTCTTTATTGATGAAATCGACAAAATTTGTAAGCGTAGTGACGTTTCAGGTGGCCCAGATGTGTCACGTGAAGGGGTACAACGCGACCTGCTACCGTTAGTCGAAGGCTCAACGGTAAGCACCAAGCACGGCATGGTAAAAACGGATCACATCTTATTTATCGCCTCAGGTGCGTTTCAAATGTCAAAGCCAAGTGACTTGATCCCTGAGTTACAAGGCCGTTTACCTATTCGTGTTGAATTGCGCGCCTTGAAGGTTGATGACTTTGTTCGTATTTTAACTGAGCCAAATGCGTCTCTAACAGAGCAATACTGTGCGCTATTAGCGACCGAAGGCGTTAATGTTGAGTTTAGCCAAGATGGCATTGAAGCCATTGCTAAAGCAGCTTGGCAGGTAAACGAAACGACTGAAAATATTGGTGCGCGCCGCCTGCATACGGTGATGGAACGTTTGATTGAAGAGTTATCTTTCCAAGCAGATGCGAAATCTGGCAGCACAGTAACCATTGATAAAGCATACGTTGAAGACAAGCTTGATATCTTAGTTCAAGACGAAGATCTAAGTCGCTTTATTCTGTAA
- the hslV gene encoding ATP-dependent protease subunit HslV, giving the protein MTTIVSVRRNGKVCIGGDGQVSLGNTVMKGNARKVRRLYHDKVLAGFAGGTADAFTLFERFESKLEMHQGHLTKAAVELAKDWRSDRALRRLEAMLVVADETASLIITGNGDVVQPENDLIAIGSGGNYAQAAATALLENTELSARDIVEKSLTIAGNICVFTNLHHTIDEI; this is encoded by the coding sequence GTGACAACCATAGTTTCAGTTCGCCGTAACGGCAAAGTATGTATTGGCGGTGATGGCCAAGTAAGTTTGGGTAATACTGTGATGAAAGGTAATGCCCGTAAAGTCCGTCGCTTGTACCACGATAAAGTGTTAGCGGGTTTTGCTGGTGGCACTGCAGATGCGTTTACTTTGTTCGAGCGTTTTGAAAGTAAGCTTGAAATGCATCAAGGTCACTTAACCAAAGCTGCGGTTGAACTTGCCAAAGATTGGCGTAGCGACCGCGCCTTAAGACGTTTAGAAGCGATGCTAGTGGTTGCCGATGAAACCGCGTCACTTATCATTACCGGTAATGGAGATGTGGTACAGCCTGAAAACGATTTAATCGCTATAGGCTCAGGCGGTAATTACGCGCAAGCAGCGGCGACTGCATTGCTTGAAAATACCGAATTATCAGCGCGTGATATTGTTGAAAAATCACTGACTATCGCTGGCAATATCTGCGTATTTACCAATTTACATCATACAATCGACGAAATTTAA
- a CDS encoding SPOR domain-containing protein, whose protein sequence is MAQKRGAAKNTRKAAQAKKSSQATHSTVGSGKKALLAIVILIGGFAFALKWLTDNAPQLSDTTNEQQQISDKSANDSNTSKETWRFMEDLPNKDVAVETYQIEQMGPYAMQCGSFRQQRQAEQLKATIAFSGFSSEVRTSESANGVWYQVILGPFTKKREAEKTKHALRSNDINSCLIKPWA, encoded by the coding sequence ATGGCTCAAAAACGTGGCGCAGCGAAAAACACCCGTAAAGCAGCGCAAGCAAAAAAATCTTCTCAAGCGACTCATTCAACCGTTGGCAGTGGTAAAAAGGCACTATTGGCCATTGTGATTTTGATTGGCGGTTTCGCATTTGCGTTAAAATGGTTGACTGATAATGCCCCGCAACTATCCGATACTACGAACGAACAACAACAGATCTCGGATAAATCAGCAAACGACAGTAACACAAGCAAAGAAACATGGCGTTTTATGGAAGATTTGCCGAATAAAGATGTCGCTGTAGAAACTTACCAAATTGAACAAATGGGCCCTTATGCAATGCAATGTGGCTCGTTTCGCCAACAAAGGCAAGCAGAGCAGTTAAAAGCGACGATTGCGTTTTCTGGTTTCAGTAGTGAAGTTCGCACCAGTGAATCCGCTAATGGTGTTTGGTATCAAGTTATACTCGGTCCTTTTACAAAAAAACGTGAAGCAGAAAAGACTAAACACGCTTTGCGAAGCAACGATATTAATTCTTGCTTAATCAAACCTTGGGCTTGA
- the priA gene encoding primosomal protein N' yields MDAVQDKFVEVALMVPMRQTFTYRLPATLSEVAVGDRLLVPFANRQLIAVVMALDVPCDLPTEKIKDAIEQLPSAGNLSLSSLQFLRLISRYYHHPIGDVVFSALPVLLRQTNPVDLQQEPCWRKNEQLSSQQFADIKQTIRPSAHQQRALLNFIGEHTQITWPEIRMAGYSKAQLQALVTKQLLVENVVPEVAYQYQESQINQQNKPQLSVEQSVVVSAINSELNHFACHLLDGITGSGKTEVYLQVIEQVLKQNKQVLVLVPEIGLTPQTLNRFEKRFNVPVALHHSALTDKERLHTWRQSKSGAAAIIIATRSGVFSPLKNPGLIVIDEEHDSSFKQQEGFRYHARDIALILARQWDVPVLLGSATPALETLHNALNGKYRYHQLTKRAGVSSVANIELIDMAKEISEFGLSGSLKAAIEQTLAKGEQVLLFLNRRGYAPAISCQECNWLCECQRCNKPYTLHQGQGLLVCHHCGSQKRVVKQCQQCGSIRLKPLGQGTEQLEQRLLALFSDYSSVRIDRDSTRRKGELAKLLQQVTDNQHQILVGTQMLAKGHHFPNVTLVAVLDIDGALFSYDFRAPEHMAQLLVQVAGRAGRESKPGKVLVQTQYPDHPLLQDLVNNGYAHFARYALSERQMALMPPYSFQALLRAEANYANLPESFLRDISANEFTGCMVSGPLPPAQEKKAGKYRFHLLLQAKQRSTLHAAVQQILANAEQHPLKNKVRWSLDIDPQELTW; encoded by the coding sequence GTGGACGCCGTACAGGATAAATTCGTCGAAGTTGCATTAATGGTTCCGATGCGACAAACCTTTACCTACCGACTACCTGCCACGTTATCGGAGGTCGCTGTGGGCGATCGACTCTTGGTACCATTTGCTAACCGTCAGCTGATAGCTGTAGTGATGGCGCTTGATGTGCCATGCGATTTGCCTACAGAAAAAATTAAAGATGCCATCGAGCAGTTACCAAGCGCGGGTAATTTGTCGTTATCAAGTTTGCAATTCTTACGGCTGATCAGTCGTTATTATCATCATCCTATTGGCGATGTTGTTTTTTCGGCGCTACCAGTATTACTGCGTCAAACTAACCCGGTTGATTTACAGCAAGAGCCGTGCTGGCGCAAGAACGAACAGCTATCATCTCAACAGTTTGCTGATATCAAACAAACCATTCGCCCATCGGCACATCAACAGCGGGCTCTACTGAATTTTATTGGTGAACACACTCAAATTACATGGCCAGAAATCCGCATGGCGGGCTACAGTAAAGCTCAATTGCAAGCTTTAGTGACTAAGCAACTGTTAGTTGAAAATGTGGTTCCTGAGGTGGCTTACCAATATCAAGAATCACAGATTAACCAGCAAAATAAACCCCAGCTATCGGTAGAGCAATCGGTGGTGGTTAGTGCCATTAATAGTGAGTTAAATCACTTCGCTTGTCATTTACTCGACGGTATTACCGGAAGCGGTAAAACCGAGGTTTATTTACAAGTTATTGAACAAGTACTTAAACAAAATAAGCAAGTGCTGGTGCTAGTGCCTGAAATAGGCTTAACACCACAAACATTAAATCGTTTTGAAAAACGCTTTAATGTGCCCGTAGCGTTGCATCACTCAGCGTTAACGGATAAAGAAAGACTGCATACATGGCGGCAAAGTAAATCGGGGGCCGCAGCCATTATTATTGCCACTCGCTCAGGCGTTTTTTCACCATTAAAGAATCCCGGTTTAATTGTTATTGATGAAGAACACGATAGCTCTTTCAAGCAACAAGAAGGTTTTCGTTATCATGCGCGTGATATTGCCTTAATCCTCGCCCGTCAATGGGATGTGCCAGTATTGTTAGGTAGTGCAACACCTGCATTAGAAACCTTGCATAATGCGCTTAATGGAAAATACCGCTATCACCAACTTACTAAACGCGCAGGGGTGAGCTCAGTTGCCAATATTGAGCTTATCGATATGGCAAAAGAAATCAGCGAGTTTGGTTTATCGGGTAGCTTAAAGGCCGCTATCGAGCAAACGTTGGCAAAAGGTGAGCAAGTATTACTATTTTTAAATCGTCGTGGCTATGCGCCAGCGATCAGTTGCCAAGAATGTAATTGGCTATGTGAGTGTCAGCGTTGCAATAAGCCATATACGTTGCATCAAGGGCAAGGCTTATTGGTATGTCACCACTGTGGCAGTCAAAAGCGTGTGGTTAAACAATGTCAACAGTGTGGCAGTATTCGTTTAAAGCCACTCGGACAGGGGACGGAGCAACTTGAGCAGCGTTTGCTGGCGTTGTTTTCAGATTACTCATCGGTACGAATCGATAGAGACAGTACTAGGCGCAAAGGCGAGTTAGCCAAATTATTACAGCAAGTGACCGATAATCAGCATCAAATTTTGGTGGGGACACAAATGCTCGCCAAAGGTCACCACTTTCCAAACGTGACCTTGGTAGCAGTGCTTGATATCGATGGTGCTTTGTTTAGTTATGATTTTCGCGCTCCTGAGCACATGGCGCAATTGTTGGTGCAAGTTGCTGGCCGCGCAGGACGAGAAAGTAAACCCGGTAAAGTGTTAGTGCAAACGCAATATCCTGATCACCCCTTACTGCAAGATTTGGTCAACAATGGCTACGCGCACTTCGCTCGCTATGCGTTAAGCGAGCGACAAATGGCGTTAATGCCGCCATATAGTTTCCAGGCTTTACTGCGAGCTGAAGCAAACTACGCCAATTTACCTGAAAGCTTTTTGCGAGATATTAGCGCTAATGAGTTTACAGGTTGTATGGTGAGTGGCCCATTGCCGCCAGCGCAGGAGAAAAAAGCCGGTAAATATCGTTTCCATTTGCTATTGCAAGCTAAGCAGCGCAGCACCTTACATGCAGCAGTGCAACAGATTTTGGCTAATGCCGAGCAGCATCCGTTAAAAAATAAAGTGCGTTGGTCATTGGATATCGACCCACAAGAACTGACATGGTAA
- the rpmE gene encoding 50S ribosomal protein L31, producing the protein MKAGIHPNYVAIKATCSCGNVIETSSTLGKDLYLDVCSECHPFYTGKQKAAETGGRVDKFNKRFGMLGKK; encoded by the coding sequence ATGAAAGCAGGTATTCACCCAAATTACGTAGCGATCAAGGCAACTTGTTCGTGTGGTAACGTTATTGAGACTAGTTCTACTCTAGGTAAAGATCTTTACCTTGACGTATGTTCTGAGTGTCACCCATTCTACACTGGTAAGCAAAAAGCTGCTGAGACCGGTGGTCGTGTAGACAAATTCAACAAACGTTTCGGCATGCTTGGCAAGAAGTAA
- a CDS encoding ATP-dependent zinc protease → MFKYLSCALTSVLLSACLATNPPVDHSQQLNSMNNHLNEMEQNLVDHISRYCEQDEQQLVSDIVNAVKAAQPKPDSVTPKPTIKTKTVYVERCSNQHSSVTGDTQTSEVYADKIMLGEIENVHLSKEQLTFSARIDTGAVTSSIGVYSKVRFERDGKKWIRFTLEEGEQAPVYEYPLERTIRIVQQSSTDVSRRPVIKLRFRIGSKDYSAEFSLADRAHLEYQVLIGREFLRDIAVVDVSSKYLQGGN, encoded by the coding sequence ATGTTTAAGTATCTAAGTTGTGCCTTAACAAGCGTACTGTTATCTGCATGCTTAGCCACCAATCCGCCTGTTGATCATAGCCAGCAACTCAATAGCATGAACAACCACCTCAATGAGATGGAACAAAACCTTGTTGATCATATCAGCCGGTATTGCGAGCAAGATGAACAACAGCTAGTCAGTGATATCGTTAACGCCGTTAAAGCGGCACAACCTAAACCCGATTCCGTTACACCAAAACCGACCATTAAAACCAAAACCGTTTACGTTGAACGCTGTTCAAACCAACACAGCTCGGTCACCGGTGACACACAAACGAGCGAGGTATATGCAGATAAAATCATGCTTGGGGAAATTGAAAATGTTCATTTAAGCAAAGAGCAACTTACCTTTAGCGCCCGCATTGATACCGGTGCCGTGACATCTTCAATTGGGGTTTACAGCAAAGTGCGCTTTGAACGCGATGGTAAAAAGTGGATTCGCTTTACCCTAGAAGAAGGTGAGCAAGCACCTGTCTATGAGTACCCTTTAGAGCGCACCATTCGAATCGTGCAACAAAGTAGCACTGATGTCAGCAGACGCCCGGTAATAAAATTACGCTTTCGCATTGGTAGCAAAGACTATAGCGCCGAGTTCTCGCTCGCCGATCGCGCCCATTTAGAGTATCAAGTGTTAATTGGCCGTGAATTTTTACGTGATATTGCCGTAGTCGACGTCAGTTCTAAATACTTACAAGGTGGAAACTGA
- a CDS encoding inactive transglutaminase family protein, whose protein sequence is MASRTPFIVLVALLIIAGITSIYHRHAKMGVPLTPGEQIDIWQIEATVEFRANNNPVTAKLTLPNDPNYELVDEFTASPAYGVNLVRDADIPHVTWSKREVTGEQLLYYQASYKNAITPKPIPAPSQLPELAPIAEPLQRCYRALLDEAYSKSGDNESLVSQVRLLLKSDNQNMAMLRSQFSKSEIFERLMIMANIPAKLVRGLVLEDGRRKQSLIPLIQSYYDDSWHLIDLETDTSDDDLPILVWLQGAPSLLDVVGGRNSQVRFSISRSTTSAVIEANKNSTQGDFFDFGLYQLPLEEQNLFKGILLLPIGALAVVFLRIIVGLKCSGTFMPILIATSFIQTELMNGLLGFLLIVSAGLVIRSYLSHLNLLLVSRISAVVIVVIGIITVFTVFAFRIGLTEALTITFFPMIIMAWTIERMSILWEEEGGKEVLIQGSGSLIVAVVAYLLMDNYLLRHWAFNFLGIHALIMAAILIMGQYTGYRLLELRRFKPMLEN, encoded by the coding sequence GTGGCCTCACGCACTCCATTTATTGTTCTCGTAGCACTACTGATTATTGCCGGTATCACCAGTATCTATCATCGTCACGCCAAAATGGGCGTACCGTTAACACCTGGCGAACAAATCGATATATGGCAAATCGAAGCCACGGTTGAGTTTCGCGCCAATAATAATCCGGTTACCGCCAAGCTGACGTTGCCCAACGATCCCAATTATGAGTTGGTAGACGAATTCACCGCATCGCCAGCCTATGGTGTTAATTTGGTGCGAGATGCCGATATCCCCCATGTTACTTGGAGCAAGCGAGAAGTAACAGGCGAGCAATTACTTTACTACCAAGCGTCCTATAAAAATGCCATCACGCCCAAACCGATACCTGCACCAAGCCAGCTACCCGAGCTTGCTCCCATTGCCGAGCCACTGCAGCGCTGTTATCGCGCTTTGCTTGATGAAGCATACAGTAAATCAGGTGATAACGAGTCCCTAGTTTCGCAAGTAAGATTACTCCTAAAATCGGATAATCAAAACATGGCTATGTTACGGAGCCAGTTTAGTAAGTCTGAAATTTTCGAACGACTGATGATTATGGCTAATATCCCCGCCAAATTAGTGCGTGGCTTAGTGCTTGAGGATGGACGCCGTAAACAAAGTCTGATCCCGTTAATTCAAAGTTATTATGATGATAGTTGGCACCTTATCGATCTTGAAACCGATACCTCTGATGATGATTTACCCATTCTCGTATGGTTACAAGGTGCGCCTAGTTTATTGGATGTGGTCGGTGGACGTAATTCTCAAGTACGGTTTTCTATCAGCCGTAGCACCACCAGCGCCGTCATCGAAGCCAATAAAAATAGTACCCAAGGTGATTTTTTTGATTTTGGTCTTTACCAATTACCCCTAGAAGAGCAGAACCTATTTAAGGGCATTTTATTATTACCAATTGGTGCCTTGGCCGTAGTATTTTTGCGTATCATCGTTGGTTTAAAATGTAGCGGTACCTTTATGCCCATCCTTATCGCCACGTCGTTTATTCAAACTGAATTAATGAACGGTTTATTAGGCTTCTTGCTCATTGTCTCGGCAGGGCTAGTGATCCGCTCTTATTTATCACATCTTAATCTGTTGTTGGTGTCACGTATCTCAGCTGTCGTGATTGTGGTAATAGGCATCATTACTGTGTTTACGGTGTTTGCCTTTCGCATCGGCCTTACCGAAGCGCTCACTATCACATTTTTCCCGATGATCATTATGGCCTGGACCATAGAGCGCATGAGTATTTTGTGGGAAGAAGAAGGTGGCAAGGAAGTATTGATCCAAGGCAGTGGCAGTTTGATCGTGGCTGTCGTTGCCTACCTCCTAATGGACAACTACCTACTGCGTCATTGGGCATTTAATTTCTTAGGGATCCATGCCTTGATCATGGCTGCCATATTGATCATGGGACAGTACACTGGCTATCGCCTGTTAGAGTTACGCCGCTTTAAACCCATGCTTGAGAACTAG
- a CDS encoding alpha-L-glutamate ligase-like protein: MGMNRRNFAYIGRYNDRSLYPNVDDKLKTKQLAIEHDISVPDLIGVVRFQHQVNEVFALLDGHNGFCIKPAKGSGGKGILVILKTDEKGYMKASGEYVDKNEVIRHVSNILAGLFSLGGALDIALIEALIEFDPAFSGLSHEGVPDIRIIVFQGYPMMSMLRLATHASDGKANLHQGAVGVGIDIATGKAKRAVQFDRPVTQHPDTGMTFAEIAISDWDRLLYLAASCFEMSGLRYLGADIVIDKIKGPMVLELNARPGLAIQIANGMGMLPRLKQIEKLDHRRIKPVAKRVAYAKEHFND; this comes from the coding sequence ATGGGCATGAATCGACGTAATTTTGCCTACATTGGTCGCTATAACGATCGCTCGTTATACCCCAACGTTGATGACAAGCTAAAAACCAAGCAGCTTGCTATTGAGCATGATATCTCGGTCCCTGATCTCATTGGTGTGGTGCGTTTTCAGCATCAGGTAAATGAGGTTTTTGCTTTACTCGACGGTCATAATGGCTTTTGTATAAAGCCCGCAAAAGGTAGTGGCGGCAAAGGCATATTAGTGATCTTAAAAACCGATGAAAAAGGCTATATGAAAGCGAGTGGTGAGTATGTCGATAAAAATGAAGTCATCCGTCATGTATCCAATATTCTCGCCGGTTTATTTAGTTTAGGTGGTGCACTTGATATTGCTTTAATTGAAGCCTTAATTGAATTTGATCCCGCATTTTCCGGGCTAAGCCATGAAGGTGTTCCAGATATTCGCATCATCGTCTTTCAAGGCTACCCTATGATGTCTATGCTTCGCTTGGCTACTCATGCAAGTGACGGTAAAGCCAACCTGCATCAAGGTGCGGTTGGCGTAGGTATCGATATCGCAACAGGTAAAGCCAAACGTGCAGTACAATTTGATCGGCCAGTCACTCAACACCCAGATACCGGCATGACCTTCGCCGAGATTGCCATTAGTGACTGGGATCGTTTGCTTTATCTTGCCGCCAGCTGCTTTGAAATGTCTGGGCTGCGCTACCTAGGCGCCGATATCGTTATTGATAAAATAAAAGGGCCGATGGTGTTAGAGCTCAATGCTCGACCAGGACTAGCGATTCAAATCGCCAATGGTATGGGTATGTTGCCACGACTTAAACAAATCGAAAAACTGGATCACCGCCGCATCAAGCCGGTTGCGAAACGAGTCGCTTATGCCAAAGAGCACTTTAACGATTAA